The genomic stretch CTGGGTCAGGTCGACGATGACGGCGATGAAGCTCTCGGCCTGCCCGTCCGGCCCGAGAACCCGGGTCAGACTGCCCTGGGCCGGGAACCGCGAGCCGTCCCGGCGCACGCAGGTCCAGCGGGTGCTGGAGTGACCGGTCCTGATCACCTGCTCACCCAGCCCCAGCAGCTGTTCGTCCTCGGTGGCCCCGGCCCGTTCCAGCTCTGCGGGATCGTGGTAGATCGAAGGCCGGTGGATGCCGACCACCTCGTCCGCCCGCCACCCCAGCATCTGCTCCGCGCCCCGGCTGAAGAACGTGATCAGCAGACTGGACGCGTGGCACCCGACGATCGCTACGTCCTCCACCGCGTCCAGAACCCCGGCCAGCCGGGTGTGCGCCTGCTGGAGATCCAGCTCGGCCTGCCGCATCTCGGTCACGTCGAGCACGGTCGAGCGCACCCGGGCGGGCCGGCCGTCGGGGTGCCGGTCGAGCCGGTTGCGGGCCATCAGCGTGCGCTCGGTGCCGTCCGGGCGCAGCAGCCGGAACTGCATGTCGGGGATCCCGATCCCCTCCTGCGCCCGGGACAGCGCGGCGATCACCACCCCTCGGTCGTCCGGGTGGATCAGCTCCAGGTACGCCTGCGCGGCCGGGGCCACGCTCCCCGGCTCCCGGCCGATCTGAGCGAACATTCCCGCGCTCCAGCGAGTCTCGTTCGAGTCAAGGTCCCAGGTGGACGAGCCCAGACCGGCGATCTGCTCGGCCGCCACGAGATCGGCGCCGTCGGCCCGGGTCCTCTCCAGCAACCGGGACCGGGCCTGCGCGGCGAGCACCACGAACAGCGTGCACAGCGTGGCCGAGACCAGCACGGCCTGGATCGCGAACGTCTGGGCGGCCGGCGGTTCCTGCACCACCGGACCGACCCCGCGCAACGCGCCGACGGTCGTGATCACCGCCATCAGCAACAGCGAGCCCATCGCCCGGGCCGGGCCCAGGCGCAGACCGCCCCAGATCAGCGGGACAGCACAGACGAAGTCGGGCACGACCCGCTGATCGGTCAGGAAGACGCCCGCGGTCGTCAGGCCGAGCACCACGGCCTGGGCGGCCCACTCCAGGTTCAGCCGGTGCCGCCGGACCTCCCGGAGCAGGCTGCCGGCGTCCGCGGAGACCAGGAACAAGGGCGACACCATGAGCAGGCCCAGGCAGTGGCTGCGCAGGTACCCGTTCCACAGCCCGGGAACGGATTCCCCGCCCGGAAGATCCTGGGTCAGGGCGAACACCGTGGCGCCGCACATCACCCCGCCCACCGCGCAGCCCGCGAACCGCACGGCCGCGAGGGGAGAGTCCAGCAGCACCCCGCCGGGAAAAGCCCGGCGCAGCAGGAGACTGATGACGAGGGTCTCGCCGAGGCCGGCGCCGAGCACCAGCAGGGCGCTCTCCAGGGACGCGTAGTACGTGCTGAGACGGGTGACGAGCTGCCCGGT from Kineosporia sp. NBRC 101731 encodes the following:
- a CDS encoding diguanylate cyclase, coding for MTAQGRLTRDGGLLVGCLLLGLGVSEFGIRLLRDPALPVSVWWPLSGLGVALLARLRPRSWPITLVALATGQLVTRLSTYYASLESALLVLGAGLGETLVISLLLRRAFPGGVLLDSPLAAVRFAGCAVGGVMCGATVFALTQDLPGGESVPGLWNGYLRSHCLGLLMVSPLFLVSADAGSLLREVRRHRLNLEWAAQAVVLGLTTAGVFLTDQRVVPDFVCAVPLIWGGLRLGPARAMGSLLLMAVITTVGALRGVGPVVQEPPAAQTFAIQAVLVSATLCTLFVVLAAQARSRLLERTRADGADLVAAEQIAGLGSSTWDLDSNETRWSAGMFAQIGREPGSVAPAAQAYLELIHPDDRGVVIAALSRAQEGIGIPDMQFRLLRPDGTERTLMARNRLDRHPDGRPARVRSTVLDVTEMRQAELDLQQAHTRLAGVLDAVEDVAIVGCHASSLLITFFSRGAEQMLGWRADEVVGIHRPSIYHDPAELERAGATEDEQLLGLGEQVIRTGHSSTRWTCVRRDGSRFPAQGSLTRVLGPDGQAESFIAVIVDLTQVLRAQADLQESEDRFRLAFDFAPMAMAVVMLEEGDPPVPGRIERANPALCRFTALSGAELVGRHLADLMTPAHAALATTDLQGLLLEGGDSATAERAFHRADGSEAWGLLSTSVVRPADGPPYLITMIEDITARMQLTERLRHEASHDPLTGLPNRQVLRRRLEDALGEAPVDGPVAVLYVDLDGFKAVNDTLGHGTGDGLLVQVADRIAGCVRSTDVVARLGGDEFAVLLPRVGHLDTARTIGERIVRALAAPFTVEGSACRIGASIGIALSTPEDTQRAGDSVPQLLNAADEAMYEAKRSGRGRVEVSAR